From one Microbulbifer sp. A4B17 genomic stretch:
- a CDS encoding non-ribosomal peptide synthetase, with product MMEINEIVNSPNIKSENFNSKARSIYSCLENQININPNKTALVYQGISISYQDLDERSKSLSTLISQALAKEENSKENLVALYLDRGLDMVIAMLAVIKAGAAYVPISTEYPRERALYIFQDTKTKVVVTQAHHKFQLTSWLNSNRNSPILIFSDDKDTSKTSPSLEEVNQNCLNDLAYVLYTSGTTGKPKGVMITHQNILHLASAQIERFSLANFQRTLQFASYVFDASVFEIFASLFLGQTIYIASEEERKDHNKLANLIRDNQIQFATLPPSLLALLPEEKLHSLQSIVVAGEAPSLNMMQKLNKQSKIFNAYGPTETTVCATAHLFTHGDSANNIGKVLKNTKAWVLDSNLQQVAIGDIGELYLGGAGIAAGYWKKPDLTAEKFISSSLLPPEISDDNYKSIYQTGDLVRRLEGGEFEFIARNDSQVKIRGHRIELSEIENCLKTLNGIALACVLVSDTGHKQSLYAFAVLKQEVSLDIQQLVSHLKVHLPSHMVPEHYLILPEFPLTENGKIDKSILLSIAKDDTSAIVDENLDSEQSAFLVLMNEYTALPLAWKEDFFAAGGDSISAIRLSSKLAREVSVNIPVELIYTERTPENIWQELPRCQQSFSINTRDEKYRTVSPLSSQQRAIWFLTKSNPGNRAYHAKSKLILKGEINPDILTLSIQDVVDAHEIYRSSYSLEEPYQYIHEDYQVKLARYDFSSINYQQAKQQVDNLLAEELNQVFDITQLPLVRWGLVKLTDKEHILIHIEYHLVHDGWSSNVFLEHLFFCYQQRLEGRKNVTLNHVGQYADFAVFQNNWLTSEAAEKQKLFWYEKLKDAPTKINLPQTATGDLKGGDTKKMKISRGFWHEIQTYCQKQGVTPFSFMLAAVNLVLSRYSGDTDICVGTGTANRNYQGVENTIGMMVSTNVARIKQNSKQEINDFIHTCFDTTQEIQKNQELPFETVVDLVNPERIKGLNPLFQVCFSFHDSPLPKMTLPGISEMQLVEAIGSKSAKFDLNIVVIPRMGQEGSDNPVTVLWEFNQERHAPWFIQDMMASFRSVMTQILLGKASKISDLVIADPKLKQQLARWNNTDTEYSATSNLVELFESQVSKTPQNTALVYQNSTISYQELNKKANQLAQVIRSQHRAQTGQELMPDTLIALYLDRSLDMVISMLAVLKAGGAFLPISPEYPEQRTQFILEDSQAPIILTQQYHFTAIDKKLSELKSVPLLISVDIPELLFTQSPTAPCIKLDSKSLAYVIYTSGTTGTPKGVMIEHQSVVNLVQYMIKSHQLDTEKRILQFSNYVFDASIFEIFPALLSGSELHIASDECRVESERLISYINENNINQAFIPTAILNEIAEELRNSTLTLVHTGGDNLSPLAVLPAEFTFNEYGPTEATVCVTQQKIEKPDQINIGKPIDNVRLYVLNEYGHYSPVGVIGELYIGGACLARGYLNRETLTQQRFIPNYFATQEDLDKGYDRLYKTGDLVRWLPDGSLEYFGRNDSQIKIRGYRIETSEIENTLCTHPEIKQAVVIKRELKGNQVLAAYLVSTHDVVLDCDAIKSFLQSSLPNYMVPDSYNLIDVIPLNINGKFDPNLLPEPELVTQHNYEAPRNELERHLCTVWQEVLKLDKVGIEDNFFRIGGNSINAVKLTAVSRKLNGIDIPLRLLLEHSTIARLALALKNQQSMVIPKLADKPTANNQFVMEI from the coding sequence ATGATGGAAATCAATGAAATCGTTAACTCACCGAACATCAAAAGTGAGAATTTCAATTCAAAAGCACGATCTATCTATAGCTGCTTAGAAAATCAAATCAATATAAATCCAAATAAAACAGCTCTTGTATATCAAGGGATTAGTATTAGTTATCAAGATCTTGATGAGCGCTCAAAATCACTTTCAACCTTAATCAGCCAGGCGCTAGCTAAAGAAGAAAACTCAAAAGAAAATTTAGTTGCGCTGTATTTAGATCGAGGCTTGGACATGGTAATAGCCATGTTGGCAGTAATAAAGGCTGGTGCTGCCTATGTCCCAATCTCTACAGAGTATCCACGGGAGAGAGCTTTATATATTTTCCAGGATACCAAAACCAAAGTGGTTGTAACTCAGGCTCATCATAAATTTCAACTGACAAGCTGGCTAAACTCAAATCGTAACTCTCCAATCTTAATCTTTTCTGACGATAAAGATACTAGTAAAACCAGTCCTTCATTGGAGGAAGTAAATCAGAACTGTCTTAATGATCTTGCCTACGTACTCTACACATCTGGAACAACGGGCAAGCCTAAGGGGGTTATGATCACTCATCAGAATATCCTTCACCTCGCTTCGGCGCAAATTGAAAGATTTTCACTAGCAAATTTTCAAAGGACTTTACAGTTTGCATCTTATGTTTTTGATGCCAGTGTATTCGAGATATTTGCCAGTCTATTTTTGGGCCAAACGATTTATATTGCTAGTGAAGAAGAACGTAAAGACCACAATAAACTTGCAAACTTAATCCGAGACAATCAAATACAGTTTGCCACTTTACCACCATCACTATTAGCGTTATTACCCGAAGAAAAACTTCACTCCTTGCAAAGCATTGTTGTTGCCGGTGAAGCACCATCCCTTAATATGATGCAAAAGCTCAACAAGCAAAGCAAGATTTTCAATGCCTATGGACCAACAGAGACTACTGTGTGCGCTACCGCACACCTTTTTACGCATGGAGATTCGGCAAACAATATCGGCAAAGTGTTAAAGAATACTAAAGCTTGGGTGTTGGATAGCAATTTACAGCAGGTGGCAATCGGAGATATCGGAGAGCTGTATCTTGGTGGTGCAGGCATTGCCGCTGGCTACTGGAAAAAACCAGACTTAACGGCCGAAAAATTTATCAGTAGTAGTTTATTGCCACCGGAAATTAGTGACGACAATTATAAATCAATATACCAAACAGGAGATTTAGTTCGGCGCCTCGAAGGAGGCGAATTTGAGTTTATAGCAAGGAATGACTCACAAGTAAAAATACGAGGTCACCGAATAGAGCTTTCGGAGATTGAAAATTGCCTAAAAACTCTAAATGGCATTGCCTTGGCATGTGTACTAGTAAGCGATACGGGACATAAGCAATCGCTGTATGCATTTGCAGTACTCAAGCAAGAAGTCTCGTTGGATATACAACAACTCGTATCACACCTAAAGGTACACTTACCATCTCACATGGTACCTGAGCATTATCTAATTTTACCTGAGTTCCCCCTGACAGAGAATGGAAAAATAGATAAATCGATTTTATTATCAATAGCAAAAGACGATACATCCGCTATCGTGGACGAGAATCTTGATTCTGAACAATCAGCGTTTCTAGTCTTAATGAATGAATATACAGCATTGCCTTTGGCATGGAAAGAAGACTTCTTTGCCGCTGGTGGCGACTCAATCTCAGCCATTAGATTATCCTCCAAACTCGCCAGAGAAGTATCTGTAAACATTCCAGTTGAACTAATTTATACAGAGCGTACACCTGAAAATATCTGGCAGGAATTACCTCGCTGCCAGCAAAGTTTTAGCATCAATACCAGGGATGAAAAATATCGAACTGTTTCACCTTTATCCTCACAGCAGCGAGCTATATGGTTTTTAACAAAATCCAATCCAGGAAATAGAGCATACCATGCAAAAAGCAAATTAATTCTAAAAGGTGAAATCAATCCAGACATTCTTACTCTCTCTATCCAGGATGTAGTCGATGCACATGAGATTTACCGAAGCTCCTATTCTTTAGAGGAGCCCTATCAATATATCCATGAAGACTACCAGGTTAAGTTAGCCAGATATGATTTTAGCTCCATAAATTATCAACAGGCTAAGCAGCAGGTTGATAATTTATTGGCAGAAGAATTGAATCAGGTATTCGACATTACCCAATTACCGTTGGTACGCTGGGGGTTAGTAAAATTAACAGACAAAGAACATATTCTTATTCACATTGAGTACCACCTCGTCCATGATGGTTGGTCATCGAATGTATTTCTCGAGCATTTATTCTTCTGCTATCAGCAAAGGCTCGAGGGCAGAAAAAATGTAACTCTAAATCATGTTGGACAGTACGCCGATTTTGCTGTTTTTCAAAATAACTGGCTAACGAGCGAAGCCGCTGAAAAACAGAAACTATTTTGGTATGAAAAACTAAAAGATGCCCCAACTAAAATTAATTTACCTCAGACCGCCACAGGAGACTTAAAGGGAGGAGACACTAAAAAAATGAAGATCTCTCGGGGTTTTTGGCATGAGATACAAACGTATTGCCAGAAACAGGGAGTGACGCCATTTTCCTTTATGCTTGCGGCCGTCAACTTAGTATTATCTCGATATTCCGGCGATACCGATATTTGCGTCGGTACTGGTACTGCGAATCGTAATTACCAAGGAGTAGAAAACACTATTGGAATGATGGTGTCAACCAATGTTGCAAGAATAAAACAAAACTCAAAACAAGAAATTAATGATTTTATTCACACCTGTTTTGATACGACACAAGAAATACAAAAAAATCAGGAACTTCCATTTGAAACTGTAGTTGATTTGGTAAATCCTGAACGTATCAAAGGACTAAATCCGTTATTTCAGGTCTGCTTTAGTTTTCATGATTCTCCCCTACCGAAAATGACATTACCTGGCATCTCAGAGATGCAATTGGTCGAAGCCATCGGCAGCAAATCAGCAAAGTTCGATTTAAATATTGTGGTTATCCCGAGAATGGGACAGGAAGGAAGTGACAACCCAGTTACTGTACTATGGGAATTCAATCAGGAACGACATGCCCCTTGGTTTATTCAGGATATGATGGCCTCATTTAGGTCAGTAATGACCCAAATTCTGCTGGGGAAAGCCAGTAAAATTTCAGATTTGGTTATAGCTGATCCCAAACTGAAGCAACAACTTGCCAGATGGAATAATACCGATACCGAATATTCAGCGACCAGTAATTTGGTCGAATTATTTGAATCCCAAGTGAGTAAAACCCCACAAAATACAGCTCTGGTGTATCAGAATAGTACTATTAGCTATCAGGAACTTAATAAAAAAGCAAATCAACTTGCCCAGGTTATTCGCTCTCAACACCGAGCTCAAACTGGCCAAGAGTTAATGCCAGATACCCTAATAGCTTTGTATTTAGATCGTAGCCTGGATATGGTTATCAGTATGTTAGCCGTTCTAAAAGCTGGTGGCGCCTTTTTACCTATCTCTCCAGAATACCCAGAGCAGCGTACTCAATTTATCCTTGAAGACAGTCAAGCTCCCATTATCCTAACGCAACAGTATCACTTTACTGCGATTGATAAAAAACTGTCAGAATTAAAAAGCGTTCCATTACTTATTTCTGTTGATATACCTGAATTGCTATTCACTCAATCGCCAACAGCCCCCTGTATCAAACTCGATTCCAAATCCCTGGCATATGTGATTTATACCTCAGGCACTACAGGAACACCTAAAGGGGTGATGATAGAGCACCAAAGTGTAGTGAACCTAGTTCAATACATGATCAAAAGTCATCAGTTGGATACTGAAAAGCGGATCTTGCAATTCTCTAACTATGTTTTTGACGCTAGCATTTTTGAAATATTTCCAGCACTTTTATCTGGCTCGGAACTCCATATTGCCTCGGATGAATGTAGAGTTGAGAGTGAAAGGCTAATTTCATATATCAATGAGAATAATATTAATCAGGCATTTATTCCAACTGCAATACTCAATGAAATTGCGGAAGAACTAAGGAATTCCACATTAACATTAGTTCACACAGGTGGTGACAATTTAAGTCCATTAGCAGTATTACCTGCCGAATTCACATTTAATGAATATGGCCCGACAGAAGCCACGGTATGTGTGACACAGCAAAAAATAGAGAAACCTGACCAAATAAACATAGGAAAACCAATCGATAATGTGAGGCTTTATGTATTAAATGAATATGGACATTATTCACCTGTTGGTGTTATTGGTGAATTATATATAGGTGGAGCTTGCCTGGCTCGCGGATATTTAAATAGAGAAACCTTAACGCAACAACGATTTATTCCCAACTATTTTGCAACACAGGAAGATCTGGATAAAGGTTACGATAGATTATATAAAACTGGTGATTTGGTCCGCTGGCTACCTGACGGTTCTCTAGAGTATTTTGGCCGAAACGACAGCCAAATAAAAATCCGTGGTTATCGAATAGAAACAAGCGAAATCGAAAACACCTTGTGCACTCACCCTGAAATAAAGCAGGCAGTTGTTATTAAACGGGAGTTAAAGGGTAATCAAGTCTTGGCAGCCTATTTGGTTTCAACACATGATGTAGTATTGGATTGCGACGCAATAAAGTCATTTCTACAGTCGAGCCTACCCAATTATATGGTGCCTGATTCATATAATTTAATAGATGTCATCCCCCTTAATATCAATGGCAAATTTGACCCCAATCTATTACCTGAGCCAGAACTGGTCACGCAGCATAATTACGAAGCGCCAAGAAATGAGCTTGAACGACATTTGTGTACAGTTTGGCAAGAAGTCTTGAAGCTGGACAAGGTCGGGATTGAGGATAACTTCTTCCGTATCGGTGGCAACTCCATCAATGCAGTAAAGCTCACAGCTGTCAGCCGAAAGTTAAACGGGATAGATATTCCCTTACGCCTACTATTAGAGCACAGCACTATTGCCAGATTAGCACTTGCATTAAAAAACCAGCAAAGCATGGTCATTCCCAAGCTGGCTGATAAGCCTACGGCTAATAATCAGTTTGTAATGGAGATTTAG
- a CDS encoding nucleoside hydrolase has product MKLKHWFSAGALVLGSLTTLASCNADSGPHSKKPHQAIKTENAQPIIWIGDFNNFDDAVALILIAKDPRYTLELAVVEDSFNTVAHGANTVYNILEWLGNNDTQVIRGAYFATEEVAYGANGKASVSPVNDDKAVLGREDYQLPNSSDFSTGTWNLERRNAMGINLYGQYVPGPWRDNGSTLYGTDHLIPRAKQEHYRYQGNNGVSFNFELAEDIILETMDNLEQRPVVFNTGKLTTLARVLGKANEEQLAKIDRVIMMGGGFENYEPFTENHEAACFGDKSRNLGGNIFSHPSFGCDSDFSTHQEFNILLDPLSAQWTFDALSENSIETYLVPTNSTDMAKIQGSTIEALAERRATPEACYTSQLLSSIREFEGGDFQGNGDFAMDAVIRLWDIIAALVLLEPETLEMELVPGYITVDQLDTGLADSTTPYDPITFDPTVGKTTFTEADEGLAVNVVMGINHDAARSAMIERLRDRFNAARKGPRCMNKLN; this is encoded by the coding sequence ATGAAATTGAAACACTGGTTCTCTGCAGGAGCTCTGGTACTGGGCAGCCTAACCACATTGGCTTCTTGCAATGCGGATAGCGGACCTCACAGCAAGAAACCACACCAGGCCATCAAGACTGAAAACGCCCAACCCATTATCTGGATTGGCGACTTCAATAACTTTGACGATGCCGTAGCACTGATTCTAATCGCCAAAGACCCACGCTATACCCTGGAGCTGGCTGTCGTTGAGGACTCTTTCAATACCGTAGCGCACGGGGCCAACACTGTTTACAACATCCTCGAATGGCTGGGAAATAACGATACCCAGGTTATTCGCGGAGCCTATTTTGCCACAGAAGAAGTCGCCTACGGCGCAAACGGCAAAGCTTCAGTATCTCCGGTAAATGACGATAAGGCCGTTCTCGGCAGAGAAGACTATCAACTACCCAACTCCTCCGATTTCTCCACCGGCACCTGGAACCTGGAGCGCCGCAACGCCATGGGTATTAATCTCTACGGCCAGTATGTACCCGGCCCCTGGCGTGACAACGGCTCTACCTTATATGGAACTGACCACTTAATCCCGCGCGCAAAACAGGAGCACTACCGCTACCAAGGTAACAATGGTGTCTCCTTCAATTTTGAGCTAGCCGAAGACATTATCCTGGAAACGATGGATAACCTGGAGCAACGCCCAGTAGTTTTCAATACCGGCAAACTCACCACCCTGGCCCGGGTACTTGGCAAAGCCAACGAAGAGCAGCTGGCTAAAATTGACCGCGTTATTATGATGGGTGGTGGTTTTGAGAATTATGAGCCGTTTACCGAGAATCACGAAGCAGCTTGCTTTGGCGATAAATCTAGAAATCTGGGCGGCAATATTTTCTCCCACCCCAGCTTCGGCTGTGACAGCGACTTCAGTACCCATCAGGAATTCAATATTCTGCTCGACCCACTGAGCGCACAATGGACCTTCGACGCCCTGAGTGAAAATAGTATTGAAACCTATCTGGTTCCGACCAACTCAACCGATATGGCCAAAATACAAGGCAGCACCATCGAAGCCCTCGCAGAACGCCGCGCAACTCCGGAAGCCTGCTATACATCCCAACTCCTCAGTTCCATTCGTGAATTTGAGGGTGGGGATTTCCAGGGTAATGGTGACTTCGCCATGGATGCCGTTATTCGCCTGTGGGATATTATCGCTGCGCTGGTACTACTGGAGCCTGAAACCTTGGAAATGGAATTAGTGCCCGGCTATATCACCGTCGATCAACTAGATACGGGCCTAGCCGACAGCACAACACCTTATGATCCAATTACCTTTGATCCAACAGTAGGAAAGACTACTTTTACTGAGGCCGATGAGGGCTTGGCAGTAAATGTGGTTATGGGTATTAACCACGATGCTGCGCGCTCAGCGATGATTGAGCGCTTGCGTGATCGCTTTAATGCTGCGCGGAAGGGACCTAGATGTATGAATAAATTAAACTAA
- a CDS encoding SDR family oxidoreductase has protein sequence MKILITGASGLLGRSVFKQLSSNPVFSVTGTAFSRAGENLIRLDLSDSEAVKTCLQQVNPDIVIHCAAERWPDRCADSPDTAWQLNVSSTEFLAKYCNENDTQLVYISTDYVFDGSTPPYKADDNPNPVNFYGRSKLAGEEAVLNNGNHWVLRLPWLFGPVAYLEESGITALLDTLREQKPVTLDHWAIRFPTSVEEVAEVLEQCLLKIRSGINFEGIYQWSGDTACTRYELAHIIAKACNLNAEHLSAETEPNFTVPRPYNCQLDKSKLTDMGISSSEPLEQQLLRNLKPFIA, from the coding sequence GTGAAAATACTGATTACCGGCGCCTCCGGCCTATTGGGGCGCAGTGTATTTAAACAGCTTTCCAGCAATCCGGTTTTTTCTGTTACCGGTACCGCCTTTTCCCGCGCGGGAGAAAATTTAATTCGCCTGGACTTGTCCGATAGCGAAGCGGTGAAGACCTGCTTGCAACAGGTTAATCCCGATATTGTCATTCACTGCGCCGCCGAGCGCTGGCCTGATCGCTGCGCCGACAGCCCCGACACCGCCTGGCAGCTCAATGTCAGCAGCACAGAATTCCTGGCGAAATACTGTAACGAAAACGATACACAATTAGTGTATATCAGCACCGACTATGTTTTTGATGGCAGCACCCCGCCCTACAAAGCTGATGACAATCCCAACCCGGTTAACTTCTATGGCCGCAGTAAATTGGCAGGGGAAGAGGCCGTACTGAATAACGGAAACCACTGGGTATTGAGGTTGCCCTGGTTATTCGGGCCCGTTGCCTATCTGGAGGAATCCGGTATCACCGCCCTACTGGATACTTTGCGCGAGCAAAAGCCAGTCACGTTGGATCACTGGGCTATTCGTTTTCCCACCAGTGTTGAGGAAGTGGCTGAAGTATTGGAGCAATGCCTGCTAAAAATTCGTAGTGGTATAAATTTTGAAGGCATTTACCAGTGGAGTGGCGATACGGCCTGCACACGCTACGAACTCGCACACATTATTGCCAAGGCTTGCAATCTGAATGCCGAACACTTGAGCGCTGAAACTGAACCCAATTTTACAGTGCCACGCCCTTACAATTGCCAGCTGGATAAATCAAAACTGACAGATATGGGGATTAGCAGTAGCGAACCCCTGGAGCAACAGCTGTTACGAAATTTAAAGCCATTTATTGCTTAA